The following are encoded in a window of Megalobrama amblycephala isolate DHTTF-2021 linkage group LG19, ASM1881202v1, whole genome shotgun sequence genomic DNA:
- the dhdh.2 gene encoding trans-1,2-dihydrobenzene-1,2-diol dehydrogenase has protein sequence MAIRWGICSAGKISNDFTVALKTLPPEQHQVVAVAARDLKRAQEFAQKHSIPHAYGSYEELAKDPEIDVVYVGTIHPHHLSVGALFMNAKKNILCEKPLAMNLKEVQELIATAKKNDVFLMEAVWTRFFPASVEISRLLSQKEVGEVKVVQADFGVPLMHVVRAVQKDLGGGALLDIGIYCLQFVLMVFNGEKPECVQATGFCLDTGVDEAMIITLKFSGHRMAVCTCTIAAELPNEAIIVGTKGTIKIPAHMWCPTSLIVNGVETQYPVPEPGLPLNFINSTGMRYEAEEVRRCLLKGLKESSRMSHADSALLAEVMDEARRQVGVVYSQDSQ, from the exons ATGGCGATCAGGTGGGGAATCTGCAGCGCTGGAAAAATCAGTAATGACTTCACAGTGGCACTGAAGACTCTCCCGCCGGAACAGCATCAg GTGGTGGCTGTTGCTGCACGTGACCTGAAGCGTGCGCAGGAGTTTGCGCAGAAGCACAGCATCCCACACGCATACGGCAGCTATGAAGAGCTGGCCAAAGATCCAGAGATCG ACGTGGTGTATGTGGGCACCATCCACCCTCATCATCTGTCGGTGGGCGCTCTCTTCATGAACGCCAAGAAGAACATCCTGTGTGAGAAACCGCTGGCCATGAACCTGAAGGAAGTTCAGGAACTGATCGCCACAGCAAAGAAGAACGACGTCTTCCTCATGGAG GCCGTTTGGACCCGTTTCTTTCCGGCCTCTGTGGAGATCAGCCGGCTGCTGTCCCAGAAGGAGGTGGGTGAGGTGAAGGTGGTGCAGGCGGATTTCGGCGTGCCTCTCATGCATGTGGTGCGCGCCGTGCAGAAGGACCTGGGAGGAGGCGCTCTGCTCGACATCGGCATCTACTGCCTGCAGTTTGTGCTGATGGTGTTTAACGGAGAGAAACCGGAGTGTGTTCAAGCAACTGGATTCTGTCTGGACACTG GTGTAGATGAAGCGATGATCATCACGCTGAAGTTCTCTGGACACAGAATGGCCGTCTGCACCTGCACAATCGCCGCTGAGCTTCCAAACGAAGCCATAATCGTCGGTACCAAAGGCACCATCAAG ATTCCAGCTCACATGTGGTGCCCGACGTCTCTGATCGTGAACGGTGTGGAGACTCAGTATCCGGTGCCTGAACCCGGCCTTCCTCTCAACTTCATCAACAGCACAGGCATGCGTTACGAGGCAGAAGAGGTCCGACGCTGCCTGCTTAAAG GTTTGAAGGAGAGTTCACGCATGTCTCACGCAGACTCTGCGCTGCTGGCTGAGGTCATGGATGAAGCCAGGAGACAGGTGGGCGTGGTCTACAGCCAGGACAGCCAATGA
- the dhdh.1 gene encoding dihydrodiol dehydrogenase, tandem duplicate 1, with protein MQDVRRNMATRWGICGAGNISHDFCVALKTLSSADHQIVAVAARSLESAKKFAKTHDIPNAYGSYNELLKDKNIDVVYIGILHTHHLQVGLLFLNAGKNVLCEKPFAMNLREVKQLISAAKENNVFLMEAVWSRCFPVYAEVGRLLSENTIGDVKMVKVYFGLPLMDRTRTTDREQGGGALMDIGVYTVQFALMVFKGERPESIHATAVLLPSGADQSTVVVLKFSGNRMAICACTISCLLPNDGTICGTEGTIRVANPMHAPTTLEVNGKKTEFPLPEPPLPLNFENSAGLRYEAEEVRRCLQKGLKESSKMSLTHSELLIEVLDEARRQIGVVYKQDSQ; from the exons ATGCAGGACGTCAGAAGGAACATGGCAACTCGCTGGGGAATCTGTGGAGCTGGAAACATCAGTCATGATTTCTGTGTAGCTCTGAAGACACTTTCTAGTGCAGATCACCAG aTAGTTGCAGTTGCAGCAAGAAGTCTAGAAAGTGCAAAGAAATTTGCAAAGACTCATGATATTCCAAATGCATACGGCAGTTACAATGAGCTGCTAAAGGATAAAAATATCG ATGTCGTGTACATCGGTATTCTCCACACACATCATCTTCAGGTGGGTCTGCTGTTCCTGAACGCAGGGAAGAACGTGTTGTGTGAGAAACCCTTCGCCATGAACCTCCGAGAGGTCAAGCAGCTCATCTCAGCCGCCAAGGAGAACAACGTCTTCCTCATGGAG GCTGTCTGGTCCAGGTGTTTTCCGGTGTACGCTGAGGTTGGCAGGCTGCTCTCAGAAAACACCATCGGGGACGTGAAGATGGTGAAGGTGTATTTCGGCTTACCTCTGATGGACCGGACGCGCACCACAGACAGGGAGCAGGGCGGAGGAGCTCTAATGGACATCGGCGTTTACACTGTGCAGTTCGCACTGATGGTGTTCAAGGGGGAGAGACCAGAGTCCATCCACGCCACAGCGGTCCTGCTGCCCTCGG GAGCCGATCAGTCGACGGTGGTGGTCCTGAAGTTCTCCGGGAACAGGATGGCAATATGCGCTTGCACTATCTCTTGTCTGCTTCCAAACGACGGTACCATCTGTGGAACCGAAGGAACCATCAGA GTGGCGAATCCCATGCACGCCCCAACCACTCTGGAGGTGAATGGGAAAAAGACGGAGTTTCCTCTTCCTGAGCCTCCATTGCCTCTGAACTTCGAGAACAGTGCCGGACTGAGGTACGAAGCGGAAGAAGTGAGACGGTGCCTCCAGAAAG GACTGAAGGAGAGCAGTAAGATGTCACTGACACACTCCGAGCTTCTAATTGAGGTCCTGGATGAGGCCAGGAGGCAGATAGGCGTGGTCTATAAACAGGACAGCCAATGA